The following are from one region of the Etheostoma spectabile isolate EspeVRDwgs_2016 chromosome 17, UIUC_Espe_1.0, whole genome shotgun sequence genome:
- the mrps6 gene encoding small ribosomal subunit protein bS6m: MPRYELALILKAMQRPGTSAALRRTVETLMERGAVVRDLENLGERLLPYTITKHNQRHNKGSYFLVDFYAAPSILTGLLDHLHRDVDVVRPTVLKKDDQVASSNCCGPQQ; encoded by the coding sequence ATGCCTCGCTACGAACTGGCCCTCATCCTAAAGGCGATGCAGCGCCCGGGGACATCAGCTGCTCTCCGGCGGACAGTGGAGACTCTGATGGAGCGGGGCGCCGTGGTGAGGGACCTGGAGAACTTGGGGGAGAGACTGTTGCCCTACACAATAACTAAACACAATCAGAGGCACAACAAAGGGTCTTACTTTCTAGTCGATTTCTACGCAGCCCCCAGCATCCTTACAGGCTTACTGGATCACCTACACCGAGATGTGGACGTGGTGAGGCCCACTGTGCTGAAGAAGGACGACCAGGTTGCCAGCAGTAACTGCTGTGGCCCCCAACAGTGA